The genomic segment AAGCGCTCAGTTGGATTCGCGGGACAACTTCCATCGAACGAATTAATAAAGGCTTGCGCATCTGCACCGGACGTCCGCTAAACGTCACCTTGGCTCCAACCGCAACGCCGGAACCCCTTCCCCCCGAACCTGATCTCAGCCCGCGCAGCACCATCGTCTTAGGGACGGGAGGCTAAGCGTATGTACCTAAACACGCCCAAACGCTACCGTAAAACCCGCCGCCGTTTGTTCAACTTCCGCTGGCTGTGGCTCTATATTTTATTTCCGGTGATCATCATTCCAGCGATGCTTTTGTGGCAGTTTCGTGGGCAGATCAGCGGCGATGTGGGGCGTTGGGTAGAACGAAATATCAAATTCAACGTGAATCCCCCCACCCCAACGGCGACGATCCCCGCTGTTGACCTCCAAACACGCCTGGTCAGTTATATCCAATCGGGGAACATGAAAAATGCTATCTCCACACTGACCAGTCTCGCCAGCGCCCGCCCCAATGATCTTGATGCCTATACCCGTCTGACGAAAATGATCCTTTTTCGAGACGACAGCCCCAAAGCCCGTGAGGAGGCACTCCGCGCCGCAGAGGGCGCTCTGAACGCCAATCCCGAAGCGGCTGATGGGTGGATCATGGTGGCGATGGCGCTGAATGCCCTAGATCGCCCAAGTGAGGCGCTCCCCTACCTGCTCCGCGCCCGCGATTTTGACACCCGCGATCCCTGGCTGCTGGCGGTCTTAGCAGATACCTATGACGCCATAGGGCGCGGCAGTCGCGCTTTAGGGTTGGTTGAAGAATCGTTGGAAGCGGCAAAGGCTACAGCCGCCAGCCAGAATGGGAACAATGTCGTTGTTATCGCCTACGCCAATGTGGTGAAGGGGAAAATCCTCTTGGCGTCCAGCGGCGAGCAAGCGATCCGCGCCTTTGAGGAGGGGTGGCGGGTTGCCCAGCAAGATAGCCAAATGCCCATTGGCTACATTGCCCAATGGCTGTGGAGTTACTACTTCAACGTCAACGACTTTCAAAAGATCACCGATTCCCTTGATCTTGCCACCGCCCGCGACAAAGACGATCCGATCAATGCCTACCTTTTGGGGCGCACCTACATCAAAGCGGGCGATCCCAATCGGGCGATCATCAGCCTAGAGCGCTGCCGTGATCTTGACCCCGATCAGGTCAAGTGTTTGCGCTGGCTAGGGACGATGATGTTTCGTCAGGAAAACTATCAACGGGCGGCAGAACTAGGCTTGCGGGCAATTGAATTAGGGACAACCGATGTGGGGGCATACCTCGTCGCTGGCTCAGCGCTTGCCTACAATGGGCGCTGCGGCGAGGCGGTTAGTGTATTGCAAGCGGGGTTAAATCTCGCCCAAACGCAGGGGTCATCTGCAGATTGGGTGGCGCAATTCCGTGATGCCCTTCGATCATGTGGGGCGGGGAACAATGTGTTTGCTACCCCCACGCCCGGACAGTAAGGAACAGACGTAATCGCAAACCCTAAACAGCCCCCGACACGGCGAGGTACTCACGCCATGCCTTGTAGCCGAGTTTCCCATAGAAATCGACTAAATCTGTCCACCCAATGAGGACGTTTCGTGCGCCGCGTGAGCGCAAGATGGCTGATCCCCGCGCCACTAGCGCCAACCCAATCCCCCGCCCTCGCCCTGTTTTCGTCACGCCCACCGCATTCATCCCGCCCATCCCCGCCCCCAACACAGAGCGCCAGATTGTCTCGCCCCGCGTGGGGTGCGCATCCGGTGAACACATCAGCAGCGTGCCAACTACCGTCCCATCCCCCTCACGGGCAATCAACACATCGCGGTAATCCCCAACGCGGATTGGGTAGGCAAATTCATCATACCAGCCGGGAAATTCCGCCGCCTGCATCGTCAGGGCGTCCGCCGCCTCAGCGGGTGATGCGGCGGGGAGGATGCTCACCTTGTCCGCCGCCAACCGTGCGCTGATCGTCTTGGGCGTCACGTACTCGCTCACATCGCGTACCAGATCGTAAACGTGTTTTTCGCCTGTCCAACCCTGAGTCCGAAAAAAATCGAGGGCGGCGGGTAAGTTCGTCGGGATTCCCGGAAACAAACGCGGAACGCGCCCCCCAAGAACCACCCGCCGAATCCCAATCCCGCGCAGATAATCAATGGCAGTCGAGAGCAAATCCCGTCCGATCCCTCGCCGCTGCTGATCGCGCCGGACGTAGAGCGCGGCAATGCTCCCCGAAGGGTGCGGCGTTCGCTCTGATTCCCGCTGCGTTTGGGTGATCACCGCCCCCACGATCTGGCCATCGACGCGGGCGACAAAATGATCACGAGCAATACATGACCCATCGGCGCTGAGCATGATGTTTAGCAGATCGGGGGAGGTGTGCCACGCCTCGCCAAAGGCATCGTTCCAACAAAGGGCAAGGGCGGGCAAATCCGCTGGATGATAGAGATCAATAGTGTGCGTCATAAAGGCAACTCCCAACAAGGATAGTGAGTATCCAGCCCGCCAGAGAACAAGACGAAGGCAAGGGAGAGCGACCCTACCAATTGGGCAAGACCGAGGTCATCGAAATAAATGCCCCCCACACCATTCGATCCCAAAAGCATCCCGATGAACAGCACCAAGAGCAGCACAGGAGTCCCTAACCGTGTGGACACCTTACTAAGCAAAACGCTCACCAGCAAGGCAATGGTGATGATGACTATGGCTACTTCATTGGTCGGCATGGGCGTCTCATCTCGTAATCTATCTCCCTCTTTCTAGGGGTCATACGGGCATCCACGCAAATCCTTCTTCTTCTTGGCGGACATGCCCTAAACTGGGAAAGGGGAGGTGATAGGCGAGGGTGAGGACGCCTTCCGCCGCGATCCGCTCTAAAATTGCCCGCCGTGTCTGTGCCGAAAGCGTTGGGTCTGTGTCAAATTTGGGCGATACATGAGGAAATTTCATCTGCACGACAAGATGAATGGCATCCACAATATCGATCAGACGCTCCCCGTTTGATTCGATCATCAAGCCGCAGTGACCGGGTGTATGCCCGGGCAGCGCCAGCACAGTGACTCCCTCCGCCAGCACATCCCCATCAGAGACATAATGCAGCCGCTCCCCGTAGGGTGACAAAGCTGCCTTGACCAATGCGGTGCGTTCCGCCGGTACGCTGCCGCTCTCTACCCACCACGCCCATTCCTCACGACAGATATAAACCTCCGCTTGGGGAAACATGGGCGTTCCTTCCGCTGTGAGAAGTCCTCCAATATGATCGCGGTGGCAGTGGGTAATCATGATTTTTGTGATCGACTCCAGGGCAATCCCTTCCTCGCGCAGACGATCCATCAAATGCCCAGAGCGCGGCTTACTCCCTTCCCCTTCCCCCGCATCGACAAGGATGCGCTCTGTCCCTGTTTCAAGGTAAACGGCGCTCAGGCTGAATAGATAGGGCTGTACGCCCTCTCGAAACGCCTGTAAAACATCCTCAGAAAGGGGATTCAGCATTGTTCCTAAGTGTTTTTCCCCCATCACATCGCCACCATCGGCAATGACCATGAGCCGTATCTCGCCAATAGAAAATCGATAAGTTGTCGTTGTCATACGGTGTATCCTTACGTCACGTCAAGCCCTACGGGAGTGATTCATCTCCAAATTGTAGCGTTTTGCAAAAGGAAATGGCTTTTCCCGCGACCTTGCCGCTGCGGTGGGGTGCGATACCCCCTTTCTTAATTCTGAAGTTGCCATTCAACCCTTCCTTGCGCTACTGTTTAAGGGGTGAACGAACACACAGCGGAGCGCATGGATACACTACCACCAGCCTTGATTGAGGCACGCGATCTGACGAAAATCTACCAGATGGGAACAACCGAAGTCCGCGCCTTGCGGGGCGTCAGCTTCGATATTTATGCTGGCGAGATGGTTGGCATTGTGGGGCAGTCGGGGTCGGGCAAAAGCACCCTTCTTGCCATTCTTGGTGCGTTGGATGTCCCCTCCAGCGGCAGCTATCAACTCGATGGCAAAGAGGTTGCCACCCTCAGCGATGATGCGCTGGCCGCCATTCGCAACGAGAAAATCGGCTTTGTGTTCCAGAAGTTCAACCTTCTTGCCCGCAACACCGCCCAATTCAACGTTGAGCTCCCCCTGACCTATGCCGGTGTTCCGGCGCGGGCAGCACGAAAACGGGCAGCAGAGGTGCTTTCCCTCGTTGGCTTAGGGGATCGCCTTGATCACAAGCCGAACGAACTTTCGGGCGGGCAGCAGCAGCGCGTCGCCATTGCGCGGGCGCTGGTGAACACCCCTTCCATCATCCTTGCTGACGAGCCAACAGGCAATCTGGACAGCCAAACGGGGGAAGAAATCCTCGAACTCTTTCACAAACTCCACGAGGAACAAAAGATCACCTTGATCGTCGTCACCCACGATCCGAAGATCGCCGCCCAATGCGGGCGGGTGATCAAGCTGCGTGATGGCGTGATCATCCCCGAAGATGAGACTCGCCCCTTCCCCAAACGCCCCAGTGGGGCAGCCGCGTTGGGAGCGTAGCCGACGATGCGCCCACTTCAAAATATTCGCATTGCTCTTGATGCCCTCCGCGCCAACAAGCTCCGCTCTGCCCTGACGATGTTGGGGATCATCATCGGCGTTGGCTCAGTCGTCTCCCTGCTTGCTGTTGGGAACGGAGCGCAGGCGAGCATCCTCAACCAGATCAACGGGATCGGCACGAACCTCGTCACCATTGTGCCGGGGATTTTGAACCTGAGCGCCGGAGGTCCCCCCCAACAAGCCGGCGCGGTGAACGGTCAGCCGCTCACCGATAGCGACGCCAGAGCGCTTGCCGAACGCCTTATTGAGGTCGTTGGCGTCGCCCCTGAATTCACCGCCAATGGGACAACGGTCAGTTACAAACGGACGAGCATTTCCGTCGCGGTGCGTTCTGTCACGCCCGATTACCTCGTCGTCCGCAACCAGACGATTGCCGAAGGGCGCTGGATCGATTCGGGGGAGGTGACTGCCGCCTCGCGGGTTGTTGTCTTGGGCGCAGATGCGGCGAAAAACCTCTTTGGGGAACTCAACGCGATTGGCGAAAAGATCAAGATCAACAACGTCCCCTTCACCGTCATTGGGACAACCGTCAAAGTGGGGGGCGGGTTTGCTGGCAACCCCGATGCCAGTGTCTACATCCCGCTGACGACGGGTTATCGCAGCTTATTCGGCTCACGGACAGCCTATCGGGGCATGAACCGCGTCAGCGTGATCTACATTTCCGCTGCCGAGAGCGCCAACCTCGCCACAGTTGCCGACGAAGCAACGGCAATTGTGCGGGCGATGCATAAGATCAAGACTGACGAAGCGAACGATTTCACCGTCCTCACCCAAGATCAATTCTTGAGCATTGCCGGCGCCATCACGGGTATTTTGACTCTCTTTTTGGGGGCAATTGCCGGAATTAGCTTGCTTGTGGGCGGAATCGGGATCATGAACATCTCTCTCGTCTCCGTCACAGAGCGAACAAAAGAGATCGGCTTGCGGAAGGCGGTGGGGGCAAAGAAGCGCACCATCCTCACCCAATTTTTGGTCGAAACCGTCACCCTCAGCGTGATCGGCGGGATCATTGGTATTTTGATCGGGATCGGCATCGCCACCCTCATCAGCGCGACGGGCGTTCTTCAGGCGACGGTCACTGCCTCATCCGTCCTGCTTGCCTTTGGTTTTTCCTTTTTTGTGGGACTCTTTTTCGGGATTTACCCCGCCAGCCGTGCTGCGAGCTTGCAGCCGATTGAGGCACTTCGTTACGAGTAACCCGCAAGGGCAACGTCATAGATGCTCCCTTTAAACCCACTACCTAGCGTATAGGATACTTTCATGCCCAACTGCCTTGCTCGCCTATTCACAGGGTTTCTGATTCTTGCCTTGATTGGTATTGGCGTTATTCCCGCCGCCGCCCAAACGACAAAGCGGCTACGGATTGCCCTGCTCACCAGCAGCAGCAGCGAAGACGCCGACTCTGCCCGCCATGCCAAGCAAGGGGCGCGGCTTGCCATTGAGGTGATCAACGCGGGGAGCGGTATCCTCGATCCCGACAGCCCCCAAACAAACCCGATCTACTTCACCTTTGAACTCAGCGAGCGCAGCGCACCCACCGCCGCCGAGATGCGCACTGCCCTACAAGCCGCTATTGAGGATTCACCGCTTGCCATTGTCGGTCCGTTTCTGACGACGCAAGCAAACGGGAATCTCGATTTGGCAAACCGCAGCGCCATCCCGCACTTCCTCGCCACCTCTGCCGATCCAAGCGGGACAGGTGGTAGGTACACCTACCGTATTCGGACGCGAGCGACGGCGCTTGCCCGCGATCTGGCAACCTATCTCATCCGCACCCGCTACTACCGCGAAATCGCCACTGCTGCCGATGATTCTACGGAGGCGACAGAAGCCCTAAACGCCTTCAAAACAGGGGCGGAGGGAACGGCTGCTCCCACCCTTAACCCAGCAGTCACCTACAGTCGGGATGCTGCCGATCTAAGCGCCCCCGCCCAGACCCTTTACGAGGCAAATCCTCCGGTGGTCGCCATTTTCGGGACGGGGCGCACGGCGGCGCTCATGGTCAGCACCCTGCGGGCGAAAGGCTACACAGGGGCAATCGTTGTTTATGCCCCCCCCGCAGAGTTTCTGGCGCGTGCCGAGGGGAAAGCAGACGATGTTATCCTTCCCGCGCTGTGGTGGGAAACCGCCGAGGATGTTGGCTCAGCGCGGTTTGCTGCTGCCTACCGCACCCGCTATGGGGAAGCGCCCACCGCCGATGCCGCCACCGCC from the Anaerolineales bacterium genome contains:
- a CDS encoding tetratricopeptide repeat protein, with protein sequence MYLNTPKRYRKTRRRLFNFRWLWLYILFPVIIIPAMLLWQFRGQISGDVGRWVERNIKFNVNPPTPTATIPAVDLQTRLVSYIQSGNMKNAISTLTSLASARPNDLDAYTRLTKMILFRDDSPKAREEALRAAEGALNANPEAADGWIMVAMALNALDRPSEALPYLLRARDFDTRDPWLLAVLADTYDAIGRGSRALGLVEESLEAAKATAASQNGNNVVVIAYANVVKGKILLASSGEQAIRAFEEGWRVAQQDSQMPIGYIAQWLWSYYFNVNDFQKITDSLDLATARDKDDPINAYLLGRTYIKAGDPNRAIISLERCRDLDPDQVKCLRWLGTMMFRQENYQRAAELGLRAIELGTTDVGAYLVAGSALAYNGRCGEAVSVLQAGLNLAQTQGSSADWVAQFRDALRSCGAGNNVFATPTPGQ
- a CDS encoding ABC transporter ATP-binding protein; translation: MIEARDLTKIYQMGTTEVRALRGVSFDIYAGEMVGIVGQSGSGKSTLLAILGALDVPSSGSYQLDGKEVATLSDDALAAIRNEKIGFVFQKFNLLARNTAQFNVELPLTYAGVPARAARKRAAEVLSLVGLGDRLDHKPNELSGGQQQRVAIARALVNTPSIILADEPTGNLDSQTGEEILELFHKLHEEQKITLIVVTHDPKIAAQCGRVIKLRDGVIIPEDETRPFPKRPSGAAALGA
- a CDS encoding GNAT family N-acetyltransferase encodes the protein MTHTIDLYHPADLPALALCWNDAFGEAWHTSPDLLNIMLSADGSCIARDHFVARVDGQIVGAVITQTQRESERTPHPSGSIAALYVRRDQQRRGIGRDLLSTAIDYLRGIGIRRVVLGGRVPRLFPGIPTNLPAALDFFRTQGWTGEKHVYDLVRDVSEYVTPKTISARLAADKVSILPAASPAEAADALTMQAAEFPGWYDEFAYPIRVGDYRDVLIAREGDGTVVGTLLMCSPDAHPTRGETIWRSVLGAGMGGMNAVGVTKTGRGRGIGLALVARGSAILRSRGARNVLIGWTDLVDFYGKLGYKAWREYLAVSGAV
- a CDS encoding ABC transporter permease; amino-acid sequence: MRPLQNIRIALDALRANKLRSALTMLGIIIGVGSVVSLLAVGNGAQASILNQINGIGTNLVTIVPGILNLSAGGPPQQAGAVNGQPLTDSDARALAERLIEVVGVAPEFTANGTTVSYKRTSISVAVRSVTPDYLVVRNQTIAEGRWIDSGEVTAASRVVVLGADAAKNLFGELNAIGEKIKINNVPFTVIGTTVKVGGGFAGNPDASVYIPLTTGYRSLFGSRTAYRGMNRVSVIYISAAESANLATVADEATAIVRAMHKIKTDEANDFTVLTQDQFLSIAGAITGILTLFLGAIAGISLLVGGIGIMNISLVSVTERTKEIGLRKAVGAKKRTILTQFLVETVTLSVIGGIIGILIGIGIATLISATGVLQATVTASSVLLAFGFSFFVGLFFGIYPASRAASLQPIEALRYE
- a CDS encoding MBL fold metallo-hydrolase; the protein is MTTTTYRFSIGEIRLMVIADGGDVMGEKHLGTMLNPLSEDVLQAFREGVQPYLFSLSAVYLETGTERILVDAGEGEGSKPRSGHLMDRLREEGIALESITKIMITHCHRDHIGGLLTAEGTPMFPQAEVYICREEWAWWVESGSVPAERTALVKAALSPYGERLHYVSDGDVLAEGVTVLALPGHTPGHCGLMIESNGERLIDIVDAIHLVVQMKFPHVSPKFDTDPTLSAQTRRAILERIAAEGVLTLAYHLPFPSLGHVRQEEEGFAWMPV